One window of the Methyloceanibacter stevinii genome contains the following:
- the arsH gene encoding arsenical resistance protein ArsH, producing MADQQDGHDLPNIDVACMQPVDVAYYAGPDDPGHKPRILILYGSLRARSFSKLLALEAERLLKWHGCETRIFDPRGLPLPDAEEIDHPKVQELRDLAAWSEGMVWVSPERHGAMSGIMKAQIDWIPLALGAVRPTQGKTLAVMQVCGGSQSFNTVNQMRVLGRWMRMVTIPNQSSVAKAFLEFDDNDRMKPSAYYNRVVDVIEELVKFTYMVRSRAAPLVDRYSERVESAEELSKRVNQRSL from the coding sequence TTGGCGGACCAGCAGGACGGACACGATCTTCCCAATATCGACGTCGCGTGCATGCAGCCGGTCGACGTGGCCTACTATGCCGGCCCCGACGATCCGGGCCACAAGCCGCGCATTCTTATCCTCTATGGGTCCTTGCGCGCGCGTTCTTTCTCGAAGCTGTTGGCGTTGGAGGCGGAGCGCCTTTTGAAATGGCATGGCTGCGAAACCCGCATCTTCGATCCACGCGGCTTGCCGTTGCCGGACGCGGAGGAAATCGATCATCCCAAAGTTCAGGAATTGCGGGACCTTGCGGCGTGGTCGGAAGGAATGGTCTGGGTTTCGCCGGAGCGGCACGGTGCGATGTCCGGCATCATGAAAGCGCAGATCGACTGGATTCCGCTGGCGCTCGGCGCGGTGCGTCCGACGCAAGGTAAGACTCTTGCCGTGATGCAGGTCTGCGGCGGTTCGCAAAGCTTCAACACCGTCAACCAGATGCGCGTTCTTGGACGCTGGATGCGGATGGTGACGATCCCGAACCAGTCTTCCGTGGCGAAGGCTTTTCTCGAGTTCGACGACAATGATCGCATGAAGCCCTCGGCCTATTACAATCGGGTCGTGGATGTTATCGAAGAGCTCGTGAAGTTCACCTATATGGTGCGCAGCCGCGCGGCGCCTCTCGTCGATCGCTATTCGGAACGCGTCGAGAGCGCGGAAGAACTGTCAAAACGGGTCAATCAGCGCAGTCTTTAA